In Betaproteobacteria bacterium, the sequence ACGGGATGCTCAAGGAAGACGCTGAAAAAAGCGGCGAGCGTTGGTTCCCGCCTGCTGAAGAGGCACGTCTGGTTGCCGATATTCAGGAAAACCTGCCGGTCATCGTGCAGACGTTGTACAACTTCTGGCGCAACAAGCGTAAAGGCGGCACCGTCCAGCGCGAAGGCGACAAGGCCGCTCGCAATGATCCTTGCCCCTGTGGCAGCGGTAAAAAATTCAAACTGTGTTGCGGCAGCCCGGAAAAACTCAATTGAGCAAGGCTTTCGCTGGCGTTAAAAAGGCCGTTCAGATGAACGGCCTTTTTGTTTTTAGCCGAGGTCGACCGGCACAAAGAGCCGCGAATTGCCACGCTCGACCAGAATCGCCGCCTTTTTGCCCGACTTGGCAACGATCCCGCGCAATTGCTCGATATCGGAGACCGGCTGGCCGTTGACCGAGATGATGATATCTCCCGGACGAATGCCGGCCCGCGCTGCGGCGCCTCCCGATTGTTCAACCACTACGCCGCCTTTCGTGTCGGCCTGACGGCGCTCTTCAGAGGTCAGCGGCCTGACCGTAACACCGAGCCGGCTCTTGTCGGTGGGCTGAGGATCGATTGAAGCTACTTTTTCATCACCGAAACTGCCAACCTTGATATCGATGTTCCGGCTCGCACCTTTGCGCCAGATTTGCAGATGGGCGATCTCTCCGGGCACTTTGCCAGCAACCGCTGCCGGCAGCTGACCGGTCGTCTCGATTGTCTTGCCGTCGATACCGAGAATCACGTCACCCGGTTCGAGCCCGGCTTTTGCTGCCGGACTGCCTTTCTCGATGGAGGAAACCAGCGCACCCGTCGGCTTGGGCAGGCCGAAACTATCAGCCAATGCCTGGTTAACGTCCTGGATGGTTACGCCAAGCTTGCCGCGCTGAACCTTGCCGTTGGTGACGATCTGTCTTTCGACATTCATCGCCACCTCCATGGGAATGGCGAACGAAAGCCCTTGATAACCACCGCTACGCGAATAAATCTGCGAGTTGATGCCGATTACCTCGCCATTCATGTTGAACAGCGGGCCGCCGGAATTGCCGGGATTGACCGCCACATCGGTCTGAATGAACGGCACGTAGCTGCCATCCGGGAGGTTTCTGGATTTGGCTGAAACGATGCCGGCACTGGCACTGCTTTCAAAACCATACGGCGAGCCAATGGCCAGCACCCACTCGCCAACCTGGGTTTGCGCTGAACTGCCAATCTTCACGGTAGGCAGGTTCCTGGCATCGATCTTCAGTACTGCGACATCGCTTGTCTTGTCCAGACCCAATACCTTGGCCTTGAACTCACGCTTGTCGTTGAGCTTGACGGTGACTTCCTCGGCACCGTCCACCACGTGGGCGTTGGTCAGAATGGTGCCATCGGGGCTGACTATGAAACCGGAGCCAAGACCGCGTACAGGCTCGCTGCCTTCAGGTATCTGTCCCCGGAAATTACGGAAGAACTGGAAGAACGGGTCGTTGGGGTCGAGTTGCGGCATGCCGGGAATGGCTGCCGCTGTTTTGCGCGAACCGGTAACGCTGATATTGACTACCGCCGGGGCATTGGTAGCGACGATGCTGCGCATGTCGGGCAGGCCTGCCGGTGTGACAACAGGCGTGCTCGGGGCAACCGTGGCGGCCACAGGTTGTGCGGCGGCCTCCGCGTTGCTGAAAGGAACGTTTTGGCCGAGTGAATAGGCACCGCCGACAGCCGCGGCGACTGCGACGGCGGCAACGGTCATTTTCAGTGGTTTGGTATTCATCTTGTCCTCTTGCTGGGTGGTTTTGTCAGAAAGTGATTAACGGGATTTGCCGTTCAGGGAAGGCAAATGCGAAAGGTTTGGCTGATTGCCTGTCACGGTGCGCAAGCTATGGGCGCCCTGATTTCGTTCGGCTGGTTCAGGCTCACGGCTTGCCGAACTGGCAAAAGCAGGGTTACCGAAGAGCGCGCCGAGCGATCCGGCGACGATCAATGAATGTAATACCTGTCGCATGTTCCCCGCGATGCGCCTTGGAGGCATTTCGGTTACCTGTATCTGCATCAGACCAAGGTGAATCCGCGACAAATGCAGAAACTGGGCGATGATCCCATCTTGCGATTGGAGGTTGGACTGCATTGGAGACTCCTGTTCGAAAGATCATGGGTCTAGTGTTGGGCCAAAAGTAATTTTTTCCAGTAGTGTTTTTGCGACGATTTGTATCAATACTTGTCTGAGCGGCGATATTGAGCCTGGACGGCTGGCTTTTTTTGATTTTTGGGCACCGATAAATTGAAAACAGGTTTCAATTTTCTGGCGTTTGTCATGGTTTGGTAACGCGGCGCGCCTAATTTCGGGAAATCACTTCTCGATCCGCCGCTAAATGAACGCACCCGCCCCATTGAACCTGGCTATTCCGGCCACCAATCTGACCCTCAAGGACCGCATCGACCAAAAGATATTCGATGCCTTGTATTCGCGTTCGCTGGTTTACAACACTTGTTGGGAGGATCCGGCCGTTGATCGTCAGGCGCTTCATATCGGCCCTGAGGATACCGTGATGGTGATTACCAGTGCCGGATGCAATGCGCTCGATTACGCCCTGGGAAATCCGGCCAGGGTCTATGCTATCGATGCCAACCCCCGCCAGAATGCGCTGCTAGAACTGAAAATTGCGGGTATTCGGAAACTGGATTTCGACGACTTTTTCGCCATTTTTGGCAGTGGCTTCCACGCCAATATTCGCAACATCTATCGCCATCAGTTGCGTCATGAACTATCCGATTTCGCGAAGACCTATTGGGATCGTCGCTTCAACTGGTTCGCCAGCAGGCACGGCAGCTTCTATTTTCATGGTCTGGCCGGCTTTGTTGCCCGTGGCTTTCGCACATATTTCCGCATACGTCCGCCTTTGGCACAGCGTGTCGCTGAATTGTTCGCGTCAAACAGTTTGGACGAGCAGCGCCGGATTTACGACGAAAAAATTGCCGGTGAATTATGGACGCCCGTGATCAACTGGGTACTCAACCGCCAACTGACTATGAGCCTGCTTGGCGTTCCACACCCGCAGCGCCGGCTGGTTCAGGGGCAGCATCCCGACGGCGTTTCCGGATTCATTCGTGATGCCATCGAATATGTTTTCCGCAATCTGCCAGTCAGTGAAAACTA encodes:
- a CDS encoding BtaA family protein, which produces MNAPAPLNLAIPATNLTLKDRIDQKIFDALYSRSLVYNTCWEDPAVDRQALHIGPEDTVMVITSAGCNALDYALGNPARVYAIDANPRQNALLELKIAGIRKLDFDDFFAIFGSGFHANIRNIYRHQLRHELSDFAKTYWDRRFNWFASRHGSFYFHGLAGFVARGFRTYFRIRPPLAQRVAELFASNSLDEQRRIYDEKIAGELWTPVINWVLNRQLTMSLLGVPHPQRRLVQGQHPDGVSGFIRDAIEYVFRNLPVSENYFWRVYLTGSYTRDCCPSYLKEENFNALKGGLVDCIEPHTCTVTEFLQNGSKPITRFVLLDHMDWMSCYYPAALIEEWNAIFNRAAPSARLLLRSAHANPPFLDWVTVGAQHKPLKAMLNYETELAARLQLDDRVHTYAGFAIAQVATHAGG
- a CDS encoding DegQ family serine endoprotease yields the protein MNTKPLKMTVAAVAVAAAVGGAYSLGQNVPFSNAEAAAQPVAATVAPSTPVVTPAGLPDMRSIVATNAPAVVNISVTGSRKTAAAIPGMPQLDPNDPFFQFFRNFRGQIPEGSEPVRGLGSGFIVSPDGTILTNAHVVDGAEEVTVKLNDKREFKAKVLGLDKTSDVAVLKIDARNLPTVKIGSSAQTQVGEWVLAIGSPYGFESSASAGIVSAKSRNLPDGSYVPFIQTDVAVNPGNSGGPLFNMNGEVIGINSQIYSRSGGYQGLSFAIPMEVAMNVERQIVTNGKVQRGKLGVTIQDVNQALADSFGLPKPTGALVSSIEKGSPAAKAGLEPGDVILGIDGKTIETTGQLPAAVAGKVPGEIAHLQIWRKGASRNIDIKVGSFGDEKVASIDPQPTDKSRLGVTVRPLTSEERRQADTKGGVVVEQSGGAAARAGIRPGDIIISVNGQPVSDIEQLRGIVAKSGKKAAILVERGNSRLFVPVDLG